The Perca fluviatilis chromosome 17, GENO_Pfluv_1.0, whole genome shotgun sequence region CACATGCGACATGATGTTCaccttaaaaaggtcccatgacatggtgctttttggatgcttttatatagaccttagtggtcccctaatactgtatctgaagtctcttttatatagaccttagtggtcccctaatactgtatctgaagtctcttttatatagaccttagtggtcccctaatactgtatctgaagtctcttttatatagaccttagtggtcccctaatactgtatctgaagtctcttttatatagaccttagtggtcctctaatactgtatctgaagtctcttttatatagaccttagtggtcccctaatactgtatctgaagtctctttcccgaaattcagccttggtgcagaattacagccactagagccagtcccacaatgagctttccttagtatgtgccatttctgtgtctgtagctattgaggaggagagggggggggggtggccttgaccaactgccactttgctcgtttgaaagccatgatgtctctcatggttgggccaaattctctgggcgggcaaagcagagaaaggggaggtaaccttgctccttatgacctcataaggagaagattccagatcggcccatctgagctttcattttctcataggcagagcaggatacccagggctcggtttacacctatcaccatttctagccactgggggaccataggcaggcaggGGGgggacgcatattaatgttaaaaaaactcagagtgaaattttcatgccatgggacctttaaaaactcaGATTTTGAAGTGACTGAATAGTAAAGGCATATATCAACATTATAAATAAGTAACAACACTTAGCCATTGGACTTAACTGATGCCTTTTGCGGGATCTTTTATGCAAGGACGTTCTGTAAAACAAATTTAAGAACCCACAAAAAGACTTGAAATCTGAAATCAATAACTTCTTAAAAGATTTTTGGCCTTAATTTGACAGTGAAGAGGTAGACAGGtaacagggggagagagaggggggcataCGCCGCTTACAACTCAaaacagaagaggaagaaaCTATTATTTGTCACAGACAATCGTACAGTACACTGGAGTACAATATAATTCAATCTCTACATTTAAAATCTATCCTAAGCGCATCATCTTGCTCATGAACACTTTGACATGTGACCGAAGGAGCccgggatcaaaccaccaatcttgtggttgaggACCGACCCGCTCTACCTCTGAACCACAGCATCACATAGAACCAAATAGATGCGTTTTGCTCAGAGGTTTTGCGTTGACTGTTGACTGAACTGACCACCGCACAAATGAGCGGAGTATTTTCATGGGGCGGCAGCAGAAAATGGTTTACAAAAAAATTGTTGGCAAATGAAAATAGCACATTTTACACTGCTAAGATTATACCAGTTTTGTGTGGGTTCAAGCTGTTAGATAAGGTAGGACTGTGTAATTGGACTattataagttattattatatttaattcaTCTTGTTCTCCTATTGGAATTTTTGCTGCCTCAagcaaaatgtgtcatttttacatttgctGCAGAAGATTGTGATGGATTACTagcggtttttttttttgtttttaaaatcagcTTATTGCAAAAATTCAAGTTTATAAGCTACTCGCATTCCGCTGTCCGCTTGCTCTGGTGTGACCTGATTGCATCGGCATTCTCAGCCAGAAACTGAGACCGCATTcaacctatttaaaaaaaacaagttaccGTTTTCAGCTTGGACTTGACCcagaagaacaaaaacaaaacctgtgCCTGGTGGGGATATTCTTCTAATGCCATTGAAACAGTTACCCGGGGTCATTTTCTCACCTGTAAGGCCAACCTTTTTGCGGCACATAGAGCAGCGATTCTTCTTGGGTTTTGGGGGCTCCGGGGCTTTGGAATCCCTGCTGCCAGCCGCGGAGGGATGAGAGGCTGAGAACGTGGGCTGAGTCAACACTGGAGATGCACAAGAACACTTAACTCCGTAAAGTTCCTCTTATTCTCATCAGCAGAGTCAAAATGTTAAGATGTGTGCAATTTTATATTAGTGTTAATATGTATTGTGATGTGGTACATTTTGTAGAGTTTATACTTAAAATAACCAAGCCAATCATATGAATTACATGTATAAACGTCATGGTACTGGATGACATTGATGGAGCTACCCTGTAAATCCAACCCACCTGGCTCTGTGAGCTCCACGTTGCTCCCCGACGCTCCTTTCTCCTCACAGCAGAGACTCATCTCAGTCATCTGTTGGGTTACAGATCTGGTAGTTGAAAccccactgccaaggacaaatgagacaagacaaaaagaattaCACTCTTGAGACTGTGTACTTGTCCCATGCACACTCAATAATATTGTGTtgcttgattgattgattgaatacATATATTGAAAGCTGATTTTAGTTGGGGGTCTTTTTGTATTTGCAGTGCTGGTTTTTGGTGACACGTATTCCTTTGCTGcgtgcttcttttttttgtacttaCTATTTGTCAGATGTGACTGACAATCACCCCTCTTCATTTAAAAGTGTCCAGTAGTGATTTATCTCTTCATGTTTAAATTGCGCCTTTTAGTGTTCAGTCCATATGAATGACTTTTTAAATTGGAAACATTTTGATCGCACAGAGTTTACAAATGAAGACGTCTGTtagagtttttaaaaaaaaaatgtcagtgccCGTGGAAGTTGTGATGAACTAGTAACAAGTGTACTCCGGTCAGGACCCAAACCACTCAGACGTCGAGTACATATGGTGATCCAGACTCCCCATTTTAAAACGGGTGACCTCACAAGCTTTGTTTGAAGGCAGTATTTTATACCGGGCTGGATCCCCTCACCTGAAAGCCACGGAGGCAGCAGCCTCAGCCGACGCGGCGGCCTCAGCTGCCACCTCTGCAGCAGccacggcagcagctgcagcgTTATTCAAGGTGGCCCCTAACCTCTGGATGGCAGAAGCCTCGGCTGTGGGGCCACTGCTGCTGcctgagggggaaaaaaattccaaCGTGTGTTACAGTCAGATACAGAGGCTGGGAGTTGTTCCTAAGCGCATGtagaaacaaaacataaaaaaataaataataataactgtGACGGCCACAGCAGGTCTTACCCATAACACTCATAGAACCGACTCCTCCATTGTTCTGTCTTGACAGGTGCTCCTTGTGGCACACGGAGCACATGCCATTAGTCCTAGGGTTGCCATAGAAACCACAGCCATTAGCACAGAGCATAGGAACTGGGCTCTGATTAGTTTCCTGGGCCATGGTGATGTCTGCTGCCTGGTGAGCTGACCTGGGGACACAAAACAAAGACACTCTGTACACTGtaatattggggggggggggaactgaCCTAAAGAATTGACAAAGAGacttaattaaaagtaaaatagcATTACTGAGTGGAGTCACTTAGCACAAAGACATAAGTCATCCCTAGAAGTAGCTAAAAGAATAAGGAATTTACATTTGTTCAAATTATTGAACAACTATCAACTTCTCAATAACCTGTTAAACTGAGACACTGACTTGCCTGGAAATTGAGGTGCTGTGATGATAGTGCACGTATTTCgcgtacacacatacatacatatatatacacatacatacatacatacatacatacacacacatacatacgtgTGTGTGACTAAAGAAAAACTAGAGCAGAtaatatgtaaataacactcaaatctttaagacaaaacttgctaaagaagtccactggtgaccaactacaatcattggATTTGAGAAAATTACATTGATTTTAGATAGATTCAGTTTGGGTGATGCCCAGAAACGATTGGGTGCTGCGCCTAAGCCTTAAAATGGTAGTGAAAACCCTGTAATATCGTGATTGATAGTAGTTATTAATAGTTTTAGTAGTGTATATTgacaacgtttcatttccgggattgttcaggtgccgtcAGAAATTTGGCCGAgtgtccctcaccttctgctttgctcctcagatctctgcagggtaaatccagacagctagctagactatctgtccaatctgagttttctgttgcacaattaaaacaacctttgaacatacacatgctccaccaaaacaaggtccttcccgaggctattttgcagaggcaccgtcttTGCGTCCTCCCTTAGCACCTCCCAAGTCgattgttattggtttaaaaaaatgctaataaaccagagcatctCGGggtgttgtgtggactagccagaccttcctctggagcactgtggaggaaggtctggcaatgcgagactataatTTTAGGGGCCCCTCATTATCACCATCAGCCATCAACACATCTGATGTTGCCTTGTTTAGCTGCTAAGCTACTTAATGTATTTAACACAACAACCAACTCCTACATTAGGCCAATGAGGTGGGACCAGGGGAGAACTCGCATTCTGCGTGCCAATAATCAATGACCACAATCTGTCTGCATTTCGGTGCCGTGACCCAGTTATTCTCCTGGTGTAATGGCTCCAACAACACACGATATTCTAATTTGCACAAGGTCATCAAACAACATTGTGCAAGAGACAGATGCCATTTcatttagttagttagctatTCAATCAGTAgtcaaaaggaagaaaaaaagaattaaaaccTGATAATCAAGTTACTTAAGCAAGGACACGTAGGGCTGTGTATCATACCTGAACACCTTTTAACACTTGTAGGTCTAAAAACAGAAAGGTGAGCTAATTTTGACATAGTTAGGGCTTTCTTTAAGTTAAACATAGGGTAGAGGTCCCCCCTTACTCaagtaaatataataaaaacagcatcATGATTACATTAAAGGAAGTTGTTAGAATATCACTTGAAGGGAAGGCTGTTTATAATCATTGGTAAAACATGGGGTAACCAGAAAAAGACATAATCCATTACAAAGTTGAGGTTTTGGGGAATTGTATATGaggcctcctcctctccccaaAACGGTCATTAATACACTGCTGCCATCTGcaccttcctgtgtgtgtgtgtgtgtgtgtgtgtgtgtgtgtgtgtgtgtgtgtgtgtgtgtgtgtgtgtgtgtgtgtgtgtgtgtgtgacactggcAGCTACAGCCTCACATGGACCTGTGTATGATGACTTTCCACTGTCACAGGAGTGCAATGTGATCTAAGAGGTGCACACTCTCGAACTACCTCAATACAGTAAGGCTGTAAGCACATCTATTTATAGACAACCTCTAGAGCCCTGTAAACAGCTGGTATCATGCCAAAATGTGTATCCTCGTCAGAGTAGGTTTCCCCATCAGAGATATCATCAGTTCTCTAGCCCAAGGGAGAAAACCCATTAGGAAGACAGATATTGCCAAATCCTACAGATTCTGAAAGGAGTAGCTAGCTACAATATTCGGCACAACACCTGTAGATCGCATAAAAGAGTCGAGCACGTTTACCACTGAGAGGGAGACAAAAGCCAAAATCACTCACTGACCCCCAagatgtagctaacgttagtggtACTGGCAACATGCTAAGGTCAAACTCGCCCGAAGATCAGTAACCTCATCCCTACTTAGATTTAGTCGATGGAAATGGTTTTAGGCAATCAATACAATTTATGTCGGCTTAAGTCTTCGGCTGCTTTGTGACAAACACTGGGCCACAGCCGTGTCACTTCTAACGTTACAAATCCACTGAGTCATGCTAGCAAGCTAATGGCTGCTGCTAATGTCTTTATATCAAAAACTATGCTACATGGCACCTGGCGGAGTGAACATTATCACCTCTGAATCGAGTAAAAAACATTTCTAGTTAAAAGACAGGCAACCAAATCGCAATTTATTTCTACATGGTTTCGGTCAATTGCTCGTATGCTAACATGGTTAGCCACAACAACCGTGTGAGCAGATTCTCGTGATCTTGCTAATATTAGCATGCTAGATGTTAGCTAAATCTGAAAACTGTTTCCACGGTTGTTGCCTTTGCTTTGTAGGTTCTTTGTTTATGTTCCCACCACAGACATCTTTACAATAACTTACAACAATGTGCCCTTACGAGTATTACCATAGAAAATACGTGCCTATGTCAAAACTGTTAAGCAGGGAAATCAAATAATCGTCAAACCTTGATGTCACGTTAGCCAACAAGATACAGCACATAGAACTTCAGCTAGCTATATATGTGGTGCTGCTGACCAAGCTAAATACAggttgtctttatttttagtTCGTGGACAGGTCGGTGTCGTACAATACAAACAAGAAAACTCGATGATAATGCCGTtatagctagctaatgttaatgGTTAACGttagaagctaacgttagctgctatacAATGCTAAAGCTGTATCTCATTTACAACCTCGCAGTTTGCGAAAAGTTTTCAGCGACACGTGTTAACCAAACGTATTAAATCCTCGCTAGCCTAGTCAACTTTTGTTAAGGTCAAGGCTTTCGTTAATCACGTAAAGTTACAGCTTAAAATGTGACTTTAATAATATTAAGTGTTTCACTATTCATTTCAGAAACTTCCCAAACAACCACGTATGCTAGCTGGCCATGGTTTCACCAGTTAACTTACCTTTAGTCTGAGAAACGTCGTTTTTTCTTGAGACTTGTTTTTGGATTGACGGAATAACGTTAACTGATTTGATCTTGTAGCTAACTAACTAGGGCCGTCTAGGTGAGTCGTTGTCTGTGCTTTTCAGTCTTTTACAAATATGACTCCACTCCGCCTGGGAGCACTGGTGGCTACGTTCGCAGACGACTTGACGTCCTCTGTCGCTGATCTCTCTATGATTTGTGGTGGCATCTATTTTGTTTTACGTGCTGCGTTTGCGTCCTCTCTTTTCCGGTGGACGTCACGGAAACTGTGATCCTCTGATTGGAAGTCAGGGCCACAAAAGATTTCAGGCAGTAAACAAGACCTGCTTCTTCTCTTCCACCAAGTAAACAAACCCTAGCTTCGACCTCGATGTTGCTTAGTtaaaaatcaatgttaatgTAATCAGGAAGGGTCTTGTCTACACAGTATGTAGATGTATGAAGTATGTAGAAAACACAACACGTTTGTGTTGCCTTCGTAAGCTCCAGCTTCCCCCATATACTTCTGTACGTCCACTATTCCAGCACTGTACTTTGTTCTGTTACGTGTCTTGTGAACTGTATCCCTCCATGGACTGGTTAGTGAAATGAACAGTCCTCAGAGTATGGGACCATCATACATGGATGGATTACTGAACAAACCTAGGCACCGGGCACAGCTGGGGCCCAAGAGGTTAGGGCTGCAATGTCAATTTTCATAGTCagttaatctgttgattattttcttgatggATCGATTATTGTTtgttctataaaatgtcagaaaattgtgaaaaatatgTCTATCAGTGTATCCCAAAACCAAAAATGATGTCCTCAAATTGTCCACAACtcagatattcaatttactgtggtagaggagtgaagaaactagaaaatattcacatttaagaattCTAACCGATTATATTAGTTGGCAGTTAATCTAATAGttaacaactaattgattaatcaattactcTTTGCAGCTTTACAAGGGGTCATGGGACCCCAAAGCAAAAACTTCTGTGAGTATTTCAAAAGCAGGGATGTCCTGatcatcattttttttgtttgactttTAATTCCTGATCCTTTAATACTGAGTGGCCTGTCTGTTGATACTAAGTCTGGTGTGCTAATAATGTGTAGGACATGGAAATTAcaatttctctttttctgtaacgtaaataaaataataataaagtatttAGCATGGACTAATGCCACGTAGCCAAAATAGCATTTATAGAAATACAcaaaactcaaagaaaatacataaaactatCAAAGCACAGACATTGATTTGATAAAGACGCCATAGTTTTAGCATTTTGAGTTATGTGTGTAAGGGGTTCCACATTGATCCCCTGAACACAAATATATAGCTGCAAAGTGCATACTTTAACCTATATTAAAATTAGAATagcaatttaaagatatattttgcAGCAGGATAGCTCTGTTTTTGGAACATTTTGGGTGCCCTGGTAGGAAACATTTCAGtcagaaacacatttaaaatataaaataggaACGCACAGGGCATTGATGTctaaagtgtttgtgtgtttttttgttcgGGGGGAGGGGTAATTAATCGAAAAAGTAAAGCCTGTATTAATGACTGATTGTTTGTTCATACTGTTTGTATCGtaaagatttatttaaaaaagaataaaaaaaaaaccttggtcCGACCACAGTCTATGGGTTCGAGTAATTCTGTTGAAGCCATGGTTGAAGCCAACATTCGTGTAAAATATCTAGGTTTATCAGAAAATATCTGACTGCGtccacttttttcttttacattaagTCAGCACACGTAAACGTGTTCGTTAATTTGTTCGTGTGTGGAAAGAGCAATTGAAAAAGGACGTGAAATCAAGAAAGTATGAAAAAATAATAAGCAAGACGTAacaggaaaaggaaggaaacaaaaaaaatctaaatcatgTGACCGCTTGCTGTCCAGGAAACGCATTTGAAACAGAtgcgctcaaccaatcagatgcTCGGAGAATTCCGGACACAGCGAATCAGCTTGTAGCGAGCGAGGATTTAAACCAGGACGCCGAACCCTAAAAACTACCCTGCATCATTCTCCATTACGATTGTCCGTGGTTTGTGTAGAAGCAACGCATATTTCGAAATGGCTCTACGAGTAACCAGAGTACGTACTTTATTGTCTTTTAGTTCTGCTTTTGTTGCCTATAACTGGAAATGCGTTTTAATGTAtctttatttaatgtatataatTTAAAATCACTAGGATTTTAAATGTCCTCGTGCGTTGCTGTGTGGGCTGCTCGTGCAACCTTTCTATAATAGGAATTCGACTAACGTTAAAGGCTGAGCAGCCCATTATTGATAATAACGTGCAATGTAACGCTGgatgtttttaattttctttactGCAGAACCGCTTGGCTTCCACCAGGACTGACCTCGGTGGTAAGGCCTGCTCGGTCGCTGGTCCCACGAAGCCTCGAGCGGCGCTGGGCGAAATCGGAAATCTCGCAGTTAACAAAGAAGTCACGTTACAGAAGAAGGTAAGAATGTGATTTACTTATAAAATCCCGTGAGATTACTTCCTGATGGAGAAATGTAACGTTATATAATATCTAAAGGTCAATTAATAGTGCTACAATGCAAACGCACTGTTAGCCATGCAAAAAAACTCTTGGCCACTGCTTTGTGGGCTGGTTAACTTGATACACTTGAGTTGGGACATTGTAtctttttgggggattttcaTGTCTGCCTGTAAGTAAAACCTTAAAGTGAGTAACTGCTGTGCCCATATAAGGCCTAACGCTAAATGTAGTAACGTTAGAGCTAAAGGATGTCAACCATTTGTAAAGGCATTAGTCAATGCCAGTAACGTTGCCTTAAATGCAAGCACTTACATTAGAGTACTGTAGGGGTGCATGCAtttacacttttttattttttttgggttgGAAAAATGGCCAAATGCTCTTTACATTTCAAAGTGCCCCAGatcatgtgtttttttcaggCCATCAATCAAAAATGGGATGATAAAGTATCCGTGTTTTTAGTGGAATCCAGAGGTTTGCTGTTGAGAAATTTCAAACTATAACTTATATTGACCATTTTCCATTTCAGAATGTCAAGACGGAGCCTACTAAAAAAATTGAGCCTACTAAAAAGACGACCAAAGTGGTCAAAGCAGTTGCACCACAAGAAAATGTTGTTCCTGTTAAACCTGAGCCTGAGGTGAGTTGTATGCAACAGCTATCTGGCCATCCAGACAAAAAGACTGCTGGGTGTGGTGCGTTGGCTTGAACTCAAATGTTGGGCTTTCCGCTGTTCCAGGTTCTCCCTGAACCAGCATCCCCCACTCCAATGGAGACTTCTGGCTGTGCTCCTGCTGACCTCTGTCAGGCTTTTTCTGATGTCATTCTGCACACTGCTGTCAGGGATGTGGATGCTGATGACTATGACAACCCCATGCTCTGCAGTGACTATGTGAAGGACATCTACAAGTACCTCAGACAGCTTGAGGCAAGCAAAACCGTTCTAGATGCTAAATCTATCTGGTATTCTCCCCCTGCCCCACACATGCACTTTTGGGTTTAACCGGTTTCCGTCCTCAGGTTGAGCAGAACGTCAGGCACACTTATCTGCAGGGTCGGGAGGTGACTGGTAACATGCGGGCCATTCTCGTTGACTGGCTTGTGCAAGTGAGCCTGAAGTTCCGGCTGCTGCAGGAGACCATGTACATGACTGTGGGAATCATTGACCGCTTTCTTCAGGTGAGTGACTGTTACCTCTTCTGCATGAAATGCAGTTACTTGATGGCTAAGAAAAAAGAATCCTGGCCTCCTACTGACATGCTGCATGCCAccccagtttctaaaatgtgcatGTGATTGCACCCAACAGGACCACCCAGTCCCAAAGAAGCAGCTGCAGCTGGTCGGCGTGACTGCCATGTTCCTTGCTTCCAAATACGAGGAGATGTATCCCCCAGAGATCTCGGACTTTGCCTATGTGACGGACAGGGCCTACACCACTGCCCAGATCAGGGACATGGAGATGACCATTCTTCGCACGCTCAAGTTCCAACTAGGCCGCCCTCTTCCCCTGCAGTTTCTCAGAAGGGCCTCAAAGATTTATGAGGTTTGTAGCTGCATCTTTAAACTAGCCCAAACTGGATTCAGTGATCCAGCAATTGCCCAGCTGCTAACatctaacccccccccccccaacttgTCTTCCCCTCAGGTAACTGCTGAGCAACACACCCTGGCAAAGTACCTCCTGGAGCTCACCATGGTTGACTATGAAATGGTTCACTTCCCACCTTCCATGGTGGCAAGCGCTGCTTTGGCTCTTACCCTGAAGATCTTGGATGCTGGTGAATGGGTAAGGAACTTCTGGTTACCATGTCTACTAAAtagctatattttttttttcttgccccCCCTTTCTAAGTTATTAGCCTTTAGCCTAACTATGGAATGCAAGAGTTTTAGGCTGCATACAATCTAATACTGAGACCTAGTAGAAACTACTCTTAAATTTGATGCAATACAAAGTGGGATGTGTAACCTTTGTGCACCATGGTAATGGCATACCTTTAGGCAAaggtgtttctttattttttttaatttatttttttgatccCACAGCAATTAATCTTGGATCCCTGGCACGCCCTGGGTGtagtttttacagttttccACAATTTGAAATCTGTTCCTGGTTCTGCTAGGGATATTGCTGTTCTATTATAGAGCACTGGCACAATCCCCCAAGGTTGTTGCCAATTGACTTTTCCCAGACTGGAAAAATGCATTTAGTAGGCCTATACAGAAATATTATGTGAAACTGCAATTTTAAAGGGTTAACCTTCTAAATGTTGGGCAGTTTTGATCAGGACTGGTTAAAAGACGACTTGAAAgtgggaatttttttttccttttttaagcaACTTTTGAATGATGCAAGTTTAAAGATGGGTTATTGATATCTTATCTTGGATTTTGTTTGACTCAGGATTTATTAAGTAACATGGAATTTTACATTGGTAATGATAAAAGGCTAGATTAGTCCTAGAAGTAGAAAATGTTAAACTGTAATCTGACTCTCTCCTCAGGATGTGACGCTGCAGCACTACATGGACTATACTGCAGAGAGTTTGATTCCTGTGATGGCACACATTGCCAAGAATGTTGTGAAGGTGAACGATGGGCAGACCAAGCACTTGGTAAGTAATGGACCTTGTCGTTTCCCTGAACTCTTCGACCAGAAGCCATATCACATAGCGCATACGTGCTTAAGTGGATCTGTAATGTTGGCCGCAAGGACCCAAATATGAAGCGCTGTAGTCTTAATTTTTTTGATGCTCTTCTAATTCAGTCTCTCTCTAACATGCAGGCAATCAAAGGCAAATATTCCACTTCAAAGCAGATGAGGATTGCCACCATCTCGCAGCTCAAGTCTTCAATGGTGAAGGAACTTGCAAAGCAGCCCGCTCAGTGAGGAGATGAAATGTTTTTGGCACAATGTGCTGATTTGTACAGTTGTAACTTAATGTGACCGAAGGAGCTGCTGCATACCAAGGACAATGTGGTTTGCTTGTTGACAAACTGAAATGGGGTTTACTTTACAGACTTAAAAGCATGCtacaagtttttatttttataattttttttatttcccttttcTGAAAGCTGGCCCTCCAGACATGGCTCACACAAAATGGCAGTCTTGGAACCTTGTCACCTTATCAGACTTACTTACTCCATGAGATTCAGTCAGATACTTATGACTTCCTCTCTAATGCAACCTGCTATTTTTCACTACGCTTACAACCGCTTGTTAATGCACTACTTGCTGATGTTGGCTGAAATCTTGACTGGGTATCCTCTATCACAATATTTGAATATCCTGCATGCAAATGTTGCTGCCGCCTGTTTATGGCAAGTCACACATATCTCCAAAAGTTATTCTTATAGCTTAATGTAACTGCTGCCAAGTGGCTGCACATTTAAAACTTGTGGCATGCTTTAAGAGGTCACTTTAAGAAGGGGCCATCggtgtaggttttttttttttacaatgtgtgaAATGTACAGCAATACTTAACTGATTTTACTATGTCATGTTCTTGTGTCTTGTTTTTTAAAGCTTCTAATTAAATGGTTCAGACCCAGAAATGTGC contains the following coding sequences:
- the LOC120545754 gene encoding AN1-type zinc finger protein 5-like isoform X1; translated protein: MAQETNQSPVPMLCANGCGFYGNPRTNGMCSVCHKEHLSRQNNGGVGSMSVMGSSSGPTAEASAIQRLGATLNNAAAAAVAAAEVAAEAAASAEAAASVAFSGVSTTRSVTQQMTEMSLCCEEKGASGSNVELTEPVLTQPTFSASHPSAAGSRDSKAPEPPKPKKNRCSMCRKKVGLTERPCIKDPAKGISFDCRCGNLFCGLHRYSDKHNCPYDYKAEAADKIRKENPVVVADKIQRI
- the ccnb1 gene encoding G2/mitotic-specific cyclin-B1; this encodes MALRVTRNRLASTRTDLGGKACSVAGPTKPRAALGEIGNLAVNKEVTLQKKNVKTEPTKKIEPTKKTTKVVKAVAPQENVVPVKPEPEVLPEPASPTPMETSGCAPADLCQAFSDVILHTAVRDVDADDYDNPMLCSDYVKDIYKYLRQLEVEQNVRHTYLQGREVTGNMRAILVDWLVQVSLKFRLLQETMYMTVGIIDRFLQDHPVPKKQLQLVGVTAMFLASKYEEMYPPEISDFAYVTDRAYTTAQIRDMEMTILRTLKFQLGRPLPLQFLRRASKIYEVTAEQHTLAKYLLELTMVDYEMVHFPPSMVASAALALTLKILDAGEWDVTLQHYMDYTAESLIPVMAHIAKNVVKVNDGQTKHLAIKGKYSTSKQMRIATISQLKSSMVKELAKQPAQ
- the LOC120545754 gene encoding AN1-type zinc finger protein 5-like isoform X2; translated protein: MAQETNQSPVPMLCANGCGFYGNPRTNGMCSVCHKEHLSRQNNGGVGSMSVMGSSSGPTAEASAIQRLGATLNNAAAAAVAAAEVAAEAAASAEAAASVAFSGVSTTRSVTQQMTEMSLCCEEKGASGSNVELTEPVLTQPTFSASHPSAAGSRDSKAPEPPKPKKNRCSMCRKKVGLTGFDCRCGNLFCGLHRYSDKHNCPYDYKAEAADKIRKENPVVVADKIQRI